The sequence GCAGCGTCTCGGCCTCGCCGTCCTCGAGCCGGTCCAGGAACAGGTCCTGCACCTGGCGCGAGTGCACGGCCGCGGCCCTGCGGAAGAGGTGCCGGCCGGCGTCGGTGATGACGGCCTCCGCCCCGCGCCGGTCCGTGGCCGCGGCGCACCGCTCCACCAGGCCGCGCTGCTCCAAGGTCTTGACCTGGTAGGTCACGCGGGAGGGGGAGAACACCATCAGCCGGGCCAGCTCGCCCATGCGCAGCCGGCCCGCCGGTGCCTCGGAGAGCAGCAACAGCAGGTTGTAGTCGGCCAAGTGGAGCTCGGCCGACTCCTTCAAGGTCCGGTCGAGGCCGTCCTGCAGCAGGGCCGTGGCCTCGAAGTAGGCCCGCCAAGCCTGCCGGTCAACGCCAGCCTCGGAGGCGCCGGGGGCGGAGGTCCGGGACCAGGCGTCAGTTCCCTCGGAGGAGCTGGTCAAAGGGAATCACCTCCACGGGTTTCACCTCACCGGTGGCCCGGCGCGGGCGGGCCGTCAGCCGCCCGACCACCGAGGCCAGGTCGGCGCCCGCGGCCTCGATCCGCGTCTGCAGCGGAGTGGTGCGAGCCGATTCCTGGCCGCCGGTGACTTCGCCCCAGTCGTCCGCGGCGGCGAACACCGAGGAGGACAGGACCTTGGAGCGCAGGTAGCTGAACAGCGGCCGCATCGCCGAGTCGATCATCAGGGAGTGCCGCGGCGTGCCGCCGGTGGCGCCGAGCAGCACGGGCACCCCGCGCAGGGCATCGTTGTCCACGAGGTCCCAGAAGGCCTTGAACAGGCCCGAGTAGCTGGCCTTGAAGGTCGGGGACACGGTGACGATGCCGTCGGCCTGCTCCACCTGGTCCAGGGCAGCCTGCAGGGCCTCGGACCGGGCCGTGTTCACGGTGGCCTCGGCGATCTCGGTGGCCAGCAGCCGCAACTCCACCACATGGATCTCAGGGACGATACCCTCGGCGGAGAGGTGGTCCGCCGCGGCCGTGGCCATCCGGTTCGCCAGCATCAGCGAGGAGGACGGATCGCCCAGTCCGCCGGAGACCACCACGAGGTGGCGGGCCTGCGGCGTGAACGGGTCCGTGGCGGCGGGGGAGCCGAAATCCGGGGTGTCCTCCATGGCTCAATTCTCCTTCGTGCTCGTGCTCGTGCTGGTGCTCGGGGCGGCGTCAGCGCTGGACGCAGCGGCCTGGGCGGCACGTTCCTGCGCATCCTTCCAGGCCGGTGAGCCCTGCTTGCCGCCGGGGACGGGGGCCTCGCCGCGCCGCGCCCGCTCCACGAGGAACTCGTGGCTCGGGGCCTCGGGAACGTCGGCCGGCTTCAGCGCTGCGAATTCCTTCCGCAGTACCGGCAGAACCTCCTCGCCCAGGAGGTCGAGTTGCTCCAGCACCACGTCCGTCGGCAGGCCGGCGTGGTCCATGAGGAACATCTGCCGCTGGTAGTCACCCACCCAGTCCCGGAACTCGAGCGTACGCTCGATGACCTGCTGCGGGGATCCCACGGTCAGCGGGGTCATCTTGGTGAACTGCTCCAGGGACGGACCGTGGCCGTACACCGGGGCGTTGTCGAAGTACGGGCGGAACTGCTTCACGGCGTCCTGCGAGTTCTCGGCCATGAAGGCCTGTCCGCCCAGGCCCACGTAGGCCTGATGGGCCTTGCCGTGACCGTAGTACTCGTAGCGCTGGCGGTAGAGCTGCACCATCTGGATGATGTGCTCCTTGTTCCAGAAGATGTTGTTGTGGAAGAACCCGTCACCGTAGTAGGCGGCCTGCTCGGCGATCTCCGCGGAACGGATCGAGCCGTGCCACACGAAGGGAGCGACCCCGTCCAGCGGTTGCGGGGTCAGCGTGAAGTCCTGCAGCGGGGTGCGGAAGCGGCCCTGCCAGTCGATGTTCTCCTCGTGCCACAGGCGGTAGAGCAGGTGGTAGTTCTCCACGGCCAGCGGGATGCCCTGGCGGATGTCCTTGCCGAACCAGGGGTATACCGGCCCGGTGTTGCCGCGGCCCATGGTCAGGTCCACGCGGCCATCGGCCAGGTGCTGCAGGTAGGAGTAGTCCTCGGCCAAGCGCACCGGATCCATGGTGGTGATCAGGGTGGTGGCGGTGGAGAGGATGAGCTTCTCGGTCTGAGCCGCCAGGAACGCCAGCAGTGTGGGCGGGTTGCCCGGGGCCACGAAGGGCGGGTTGTGGTGCTGGCCGGTGGCGAAGACCTCGAAGCCGGCCTGCTCGGCGTGCTTCGCGATCCGGACGGTGTCCTTGATCCGCTGGTGCTCGGTGGGGGTGGTGCCGTTGGTGGGGTCCGTGGTGATGTCGCCGATGGTGAAGATGCCGAACTGCATGATTGCTCCTTGCTGGCTTCCGTGACGGCCGTCGGTGGGCCTTGTTCTGAGTATTGCAAATTTGAATCACCTGGTCCAACGGTGGGACGCCGCGGACTATTCCCTGCTCTGCCCCTGCTCTGTTCTCCTGTCGTCGCTGGCACTCACCGCGCGGTCGGTTTGACCGTACGGCGCAGGAGGGGAGACTGGGCGCATGAGCCCCACGAGCAGCCTGAGCGGCCAGAACCTGTTGGTGATGCAGCAGGTCACCGGCTTCATGTCCAACGACTTCGCGATCGAGAACGGCGAGGGGCTCGTGGTTGCGCACGGTCACACGCGCGGCTCTGCGGCCTCGCGGATGTTCCGCGGCAACCGCCAGTTCGAGATCCAGGGCCTGGACGGCACCCCGTTGTTCCGCGTGGAGGACCCCATGACCCTCGGCCGGGACCGTTACCGGGTCACCGGCCCCCAGGGGGAGCCCATAGCCGAGATCGTCCAGCGGATCTCCTTCTTCCGCACCTCCGTGGCGATCTCCGTGGTGGACGGCACGGACCTGCAGCTGGACGGTTCGCTGTCCGGGTTCTCCTTCCGCCTGATGGCGGGGCAGGCGCCGGTGGCCAGCGTGGACCGGAAGTGGGCCGGGCTCGGCAGGGCCATGTTGGGCCGCAGCCGCTATGCGGTCGAGCTGGATCCCGGCATGCCGGAGGTGGTGCGCTACGCCGTCATCGGCAGCGTGATCGCTTTGGACCTGATCCGAGACAAAGCCAACAACAACAACTGACAGCGTGCCCGGACCCGCGGGCCGAATCGTTGATGCCCACGGCGAGCTCTGGCCAGGCGCGTCCTCCCACCCTAGGCTCGTGGACAGGCCCGCCGGCGGTCCGGCCGGTGTTCCGTCGTCCCGGGAGGGCAGCACGATGGCACTCAACGTCGCTCAGAAACTGATCGC comes from Citricoccus muralis and encodes:
- a CDS encoding MarR family winged helix-turn-helix transcriptional regulator — encoded protein: MTSSSEGTDAWSRTSAPGASEAGVDRQAWRAYFEATALLQDGLDRTLKESAELHLADYNLLLLLSEAPAGRLRMGELARLMVFSPSRVTYQVKTLEQRGLVERCAAATDRRGAEAVITDAGRHLFRRAAAVHSRQVQDLFLDRLEDGEAETLLRVFSRLGRSLEGGEPGILNC
- a CDS encoding CE1759 family FMN reductase, which produces MEDTPDFGSPAATDPFTPQARHLVVVSGGLGDPSSSLMLANRMATAAADHLSAEGIVPEIHVVELRLLATEIAEATVNTARSEALQAALDQVEQADGIVTVSPTFKASYSGLFKAFWDLVDNDALRGVPVLLGATGGTPRHSLMIDSAMRPLFSYLRSKVLSSSVFAAADDWGEVTGGQESARTTPLQTRIEAAGADLASVVGRLTARPRRATGEVKPVEVIPFDQLLRGN
- a CDS encoding LLM class flavin-dependent oxidoreductase; this translates as MQFGIFTIGDITTDPTNGTTPTEHQRIKDTVRIAKHAEQAGFEVFATGQHHNPPFVAPGNPPTLLAFLAAQTEKLILSTATTLITTMDPVRLAEDYSYLQHLADGRVDLTMGRGNTGPVYPWFGKDIRQGIPLAVENYHLLYRLWHEENIDWQGRFRTPLQDFTLTPQPLDGVAPFVWHGSIRSAEIAEQAAYYGDGFFHNNIFWNKEHIIQMVQLYRQRYEYYGHGKAHQAYVGLGGQAFMAENSQDAVKQFRPYFDNAPVYGHGPSLEQFTKMTPLTVGSPQQVIERTLEFRDWVGDYQRQMFLMDHAGLPTDVVLEQLDLLGEEVLPVLRKEFAALKPADVPEAPSHEFLVERARRGEAPVPGGKQGSPAWKDAQERAAQAAASSADAAPSTSTSTSTKEN
- a CDS encoding LURP-one-related/scramblase family protein — its product is MSPTSSLSGQNLLVMQQVTGFMSNDFAIENGEGLVVAHGHTRGSAASRMFRGNRQFEIQGLDGTPLFRVEDPMTLGRDRYRVTGPQGEPIAEIVQRISFFRTSVAISVVDGTDLQLDGSLSGFSFRLMAGQAPVASVDRKWAGLGRAMLGRSRYAVELDPGMPEVVRYAVIGSVIALDLIRDKANNNN